The proteins below come from a single Panicum hallii strain FIL2 chromosome 7, PHallii_v3.1, whole genome shotgun sequence genomic window:
- the LOC112899640 gene encoding spidroin-2-like produces MMVLGDFLKRRIAPLQQRSRMAYMYTGLNDCCRIARGPGADFTRAELESAVRVMTGEVFSPESLVLPSGVKALCEDQALRSSILAAMPTLDEGGLAVRQLGGDPNRGLQIPGATPDRQQRASEGPGEPGPGGPAPAGKGKEKAPVPEHQRKGNPGFAPAQRGEEAQGAAPAQSCRGEGSKSRRLQRGDGSLVGEPAQVTEDGGGGGAKRSSTSSATTPTAGEEAGGGATASSEAADSSTTTADTESGDTTTTNRPQAANPTTAARSTGGREHPPGAQGVLGREEDPPSRPGQMGVVRLHAPIF; encoded by the exons ggcgacttcttgaagcggcgaatagcccccctgcagcagcggtcccggatggcctacatgtacacagggctaaatgactgctgcaggatcgcacgGGGGCCCGGCGCCGACTTCACCAGAGCGGAGCTGGAGTCGGCGGTCCGGGTGATGACTGGCGAGGTGTTCAgcccagagtccctggtcctcccgagcggggtcaaggccctgtgcgaggaccaggcgctCCGGTCATCAATCCTAGCggcgatgccgaccctggacgagggcggcctggcggtccggcaactgggaggcgaccccaaccgcgggctccagatccccggtgccacaccggaccgccagcagCGTGCCAGCGAAGGTCCCGGGGAGCccggacccggaggtccggctCCCGccgggaaaggaaaagagaaggcgCCGGTGCCGGAGCACCAGCGCAAGGGCAATCCGGGTTTTGCCCCGGCCCAGAGGGGCGAGGAGGCCCAGGGAGCGGCGCCCGCACAGAGCTGCCGAGgcgaagggagcaagtcccggaggctccagcgcggcgacggctccttggtcggggaaCCGGCCCAAGTGACAGAAGACGGTGGGGGCGGAGGAGCGAAGCGGAGCTCCACCTCCTCCGCCACAACGCCAACAGCCGGAGAGGAGGCCGGAGGAGGCGCGACAGCCTCCTCCGAGGCAGCagactcctccaccaccactGCCGACACGGAGTCCGgcgacaccaccaccaccaaccgACCCCAGGCCGCAaaccccaccaccgccgccagaaGCACCGGCGGCCGGGAACACCCGCCAGGGGCCCAGGGGGTCCTCGGTAGGGAGGAAGATCCCCCCagccgcccggggcagatgggagtggtacgacttcAC GCCCCAATCTTCTGA